A stretch of the Lactuca sativa cultivar Salinas chromosome 9, Lsat_Salinas_v11, whole genome shotgun sequence genome encodes the following:
- the LOC122196106 gene encoding secreted RxLR effector protein 161-like produces the protein MEQHLKLTKNDDSPEVDASQYRRLVGRLLYLTVTRLDISFSVNQLSQFLSNPRQSHMNAAMRVLRYLKSTPGQGLLLPSSGSLTLEAYCDASWMSCPTTRRSCTGYYISLGGAPVSWRTKKQSVVSSSSAEAEYRAIATTVCEVLWLRWLLLDLDTVQSEATPLMCDNEAARHIVANPVYHERTKHVEMDCYFVRERVNSGEIKTYAISSELQPTNIFTKALGAKRFQSLRSKLGV, from the coding sequence ATGGAACAACATTTGAAGCTCACTAAAAACGATGACAGTCCTGAGGTTGACGCTTCACAATATCGAAGGTTAGTTGGGAGACTATTGTATCTTACTGTGACGAGACTAGACATATCCTTTAGTGTAAATCAGCTTAGTCAATTTTTAAGCAATCCTCGACAGTCTCATATGAATGCTGCCATGAGAGTTTTGCGTTACTTGAAGTCTACTCCTGGACAAGGTTTATTGTTACCTTCGTCTGGAAGTTTGACTCTTGAAGCCTATTGTGACGCCAGTTGGATGAGTTGTCCCACTACTAGGCGTTCATGTACAGGTTACTACATCAGTCTCGGAGGTGCTCCAGTTTCATGGAGAACAAAGAAGCAAAGTGTGGTGTCTAGTTCTtctgctgaagcggaatatagAGCCATTGCTACTACCGTCTGTGAAGTTTTATGGTTAAGATGGTTACTTCTTGACTTGGATACAGTTCAAAGTGAAGCTACTCCCCTTATGTGTGATAATGAAGCAGCAAGACACATAGTTGCTAACCCCGTTTATCATGAAAGGACTAAGCATGTTGAGATGGATTGCTATTTCGTCCGTGAACGGGTCAATAGTGGAGAAATAAAGACTTATGCTATTAGTTCAGAGTTACAACCAAcaaatatttttacaaaggcCCTTGGTGCAAAACGTTTTCAAAGTTTACGTAGCAAGTTGGGTGTTTGA
- the LOC111912425 gene encoding mannose-1-phosphate guanylyltransferase 1, whose protein sequence is MKALILVGGFGTRLRPLTLSFPKPLVDFANKPMILHQIEALKAIGVTEVVLAINYQPEVMLNFLKDFETKLGIKITCSQETEPLGTAGPLALARDKLDDGSGEPFFVLNSDVISEYPLKEMIAFHKSHGGEASIMVTKVDEPSKYGVVVMEESTGRVERFVEKPKIFVGNKINAGIYLLNPSILNRIEPKPTSIEKEIFPKIASSNLLFAMVLPGFWMDIGQPKDYITGLKLYLDSLRKKSSPKLASGPHIIGNVLVHESAKIGEGCLIGPDVAIGPGCVVESGVRLSRCTVMRGVRVKMHACISSSIIGWHSTVGMWARVENMTILGEDVHVCDEVYSNGGVVLPHKEIKASILKPEIVM, encoded by the exons ATGAAAGCTCTTATTCTTGTTGGAGGATTTGGAACTCGGTTGAGGCCTTTGACTCTCAGCTTCCCAAAACCCCTTGTTGACTTTGCCAACAAACCCATGATCCTTCACCAG attGAAGCTCTCAAGGCTATAGGAGTCACCGAAGTAGTTCTTGCTATCAATTACCAACCCGAG GTTATGCTTAACTTTTTGAAGGATTTTGAAACGAAACTTGGGATAAAGATCACATGCTCACAAGAGACTGAGCCACTTGGAACTGCGGGCCCACTAGCTCTAGCTAGAGATAAATTGGATGATGGATCTGGAGAACCTTTTTTTGTGCTCAATAGTGATGTTATAAGTGAATATCCTCTCAAAGAAATGATTGCATTTCATAAATCCCATGGTGGTGAAGCTTCAATAATGGTCACCAAG GTGGACGAACCGTCAAAATACGGTGTGGTGGTAATGGAAGAATCAACAGGACGAGTCGAAAGATTCGttgaaaaaccaaaaatattcgTGGGCAACAAAATCAACGCCGGAATTTACCTTTTAAACCCCTCAATTCTCAACCGAATCGAACCCAAACCCACATCAATCGAAAAAGAAATCTTCCCAAAAATCGCATCATCAAATCTCCTATTCGCAATGGTCTTACCCGGCTTTTGGATGGACATTGGTCAACCAAAAGATTACATAACCGGATTAAAACTCTACCTAGACTCCCTAAGAAAAAAATCATCACCAAAATTAGCAAGCGGGCCCCACATAATCGGAAATGTTTTGGTTCATGAAAGTGCTAAGATTGGTGAAGGGTGTTTGATTGGGCCCGATGTTGCAATTGGGCCCGGGTGTGTGGTGGAGTCTGGGGTGCGGTTGTCTAGGTGCACTGTGATGCGTGGGGTCCGCGTGAAGATGCATGCGTGTATATCGAGTAGTATTATTGGGTGGCATTCAACGGTTGGGATGTGGGCCCGGGTTGAGAATATGACGATTTTGGGGGAAGATGTTCATGTGTGTGATGAGGTTTATAGTAATGGTGGTGTCGTTTTGCCACATAAGGAGATTAAGGCGAGTATCTTGAAGCCGGAGATCGTTATGTGA